One genomic region from Jilunia laotingensis encodes:
- a CDS encoding PAS domain-containing sensor histidine kinase gives MEHCKQKTREELLEIIVDLEKKVESLSSELSLMKAKRFRDRYGTRILDALPDMLTVFDHDANIVELASSPSTNHVEGTSSDSIVGSNVKDIVPEEAYESVRHNMDIVIETHKGSIAKHSLMLDGVLHHYENRIFPLDDNYLLCMCRDVSDQVKMQKRNTQQSNEIARLNSLMHAILNNVPVYLFVKDAGNDFRYLYWNAAAAEYSGISVEQAVGKTDAEVFPNIEETMKFRQDDLQVMKTGRLEYEERYTTKRGEVRFVKTIKTLVPSGSEHPYIIGVAWDVTDIKRTERELIAARVKAEEADKLKSSFLANMSHEIRTPLNAIVGFSKLIIESENREEQDQYAEIVEKNSGLLLNLFNDILDLSALEAGSLRLSVRSVRLRDVCNLLYHRFCNSVKPGVKLYLDEIDQELCVQGDWDRISQIWMNLLSNAVKFTSGGEIHYGFEKKEEMVQGYVSDTGIGIPAERIATIFSRFGKIDDFVQGTGLGLTLCRMLAEKMGGRIWVRSKVGKGTTFYFTLPCSLK, from the coding sequence ATGGAACATTGCAAACAAAAAACAAGGGAAGAGCTGCTTGAAATTATAGTTGATCTTGAGAAGAAAGTGGAAAGTCTTTCTTCCGAGCTGTCATTGATGAAGGCGAAACGCTTTCGAGACAGGTACGGTACCCGTATTTTGGATGCATTGCCCGATATGCTTACTGTTTTCGATCACGATGCGAACATTGTGGAATTGGCTTCATCTCCTTCTACGAATCATGTGGAAGGCACTTCTTCCGACAGTATTGTAGGTTCTAATGTAAAAGACATTGTGCCCGAAGAGGCTTATGAGAGTGTCAGGCACAATATGGATATAGTGATTGAAACCCATAAAGGGTCAATCGCCAAGCATTCGCTGATGCTGGATGGTGTTCTGCATCATTATGAGAACCGTATCTTCCCGTTGGATGATAATTATCTGCTGTGTATGTGTCGCGATGTGTCCGATCAGGTCAAAATGCAGAAGCGGAATACTCAGCAAAGCAATGAGATTGCCCGTTTGAATTCCCTGATGCATGCTATTTTGAATAATGTTCCTGTCTATCTGTTTGTGAAAGATGCGGGGAATGACTTCCGTTACTTGTATTGGAATGCTGCCGCTGCGGAGTATTCGGGAATATCTGTGGAGCAGGCTGTCGGAAAAACGGATGCGGAGGTATTTCCCAATATCGAGGAGACGATGAAATTCCGTCAGGACGACCTGCAAGTGATGAAGACCGGGAGGCTGGAATATGAAGAGAGGTATACTACCAAAAGAGGAGAGGTACGTTTCGTTAAGACAATAAAAACACTGGTACCTTCTGGTAGCGAACATCCGTATATCATCGGTGTGGCATGGGATGTTACCGATATAAAGCGCACTGAAAGGGAGTTGATTGCCGCACGTGTCAAAGCGGAAGAAGCAGACAAGCTGAAATCTTCGTTTCTCGCTAACATGAGTCATGAAATACGTACCCCTTTGAATGCAATTGTAGGTTTCTCAAAGCTGATCATTGAGTCTGAAAATAGGGAAGAGCAGGATCAGTATGCCGAGATAGTCGAAAAGAATTCCGGCTTGTTATTAAACCTGTTTAATGACATCCTTGATCTTTCGGCATTGGAGGCCGGATCATTGAGGCTTTCCGTTCGTTCCGTCAGATTGAGAGATGTATGCAATCTCTTGTATCATCGTTTCTGCAATTCGGTTAAGCCCGGAGTGAAACTTTATTTGGATGAGATCGATCAGGAATTGTGTGTACAGGGTGATTGGGATCGTATTTCCCAGATATGGATGAATTTATTGAGCAATGCCGTAAAGTTTACCTCCGGTGGTGAGATTCATTACGGATTTGAAAAGAAAGAGGAAATGGTGCAAGGGTACGTCTCCGATACCGGAATAGGTATTCCTGCCGAACGTATTGCCACTATCTTCAGTCGCTTTGGAAAGATAGATGATTTTGTTCAGGGAACCGGACTCGGGTTGACGCTTTGCCGCATGTTGGCAGAGAAGATGGGTGGTCGTATCTGGGTACGTTCGAAAGTCGGCAAAGGCACGACTTTCTACTTTACGTTACCCTGTTCCCTTAAATAA
- a CDS encoding AMP-binding protein, which produces MQLYNRTLGQWLEHWAEKTPDKEYIVYSDRNLRFTWQQFNHRVDDMAKGLIAIGVRRGTHVGIWAANVPDWLTLLYACAKIGAVYVTVNTNYKQAELEYLCQNSDMHTLCIVNGEKDSDFVQMTYNMLPELKTCERGHLESKRFPHMKNVIYVGPEKHRGMYNTAEILLLGNNVKDDKLEELKSQVDCHDVANMQYTSGTTGFPKGVMLTHHNITNNGFLTGEHMKFTADDKLCCCVPLFHCFGVVLATMNCLTHGCTQVMVERFDPLVVLASIHKERCTALYGVPTMFIAELNHPMFDLFDMTSLRTGIMAGSLCPVELMKQVEEKMYMKVTSVYGLTEASPGMTATRIEDSFDVRCNTVGRDFEFTEVKVLDPETGEECPVGVQGEMCNRGYNTMKGYYKNPQATAEVIDQNGFLHSGDLGIKDEDGNYRITGRIKDMIIRGGENIYPREIEEFLYKLEGIKDVQVAGIPSKKYGEAVGAFIILHEGVEMHESDVRDFCKNKIARYKIPKYIFFIDEFPMTGSGKIQKFKLKDLGLQLCKEQGTEII; this is translated from the coding sequence ATGCAACTATACAACAGAACTCTCGGCCAGTGGCTGGAACACTGGGCCGAGAAGACACCCGACAAAGAATACATAGTATATTCCGATCGCAATCTTCGTTTTACCTGGCAACAATTTAATCATCGCGTGGACGATATGGCCAAGGGACTGATTGCTATCGGAGTAAGGAGAGGTACGCACGTAGGAATATGGGCAGCCAACGTACCCGATTGGCTGACATTGCTGTATGCCTGTGCCAAAATAGGCGCTGTCTACGTTACTGTCAACACGAACTATAAACAGGCAGAACTGGAATATTTGTGCCAGAACTCCGACATGCACACGCTGTGCATCGTGAACGGAGAGAAAGACAGCGACTTTGTACAAATGACCTATAACATGCTCCCCGAACTTAAAACCTGCGAACGGGGACATCTGGAGAGTAAACGTTTCCCACACATGAAGAACGTGATATACGTTGGTCCGGAAAAACACCGGGGCATGTACAACACGGCAGAAATCCTCCTGTTGGGAAACAATGTAAAAGACGACAAACTGGAAGAACTGAAAAGCCAGGTAGACTGCCACGATGTTGCGAATATGCAGTATACATCGGGAACCACGGGATTCCCCAAAGGGGTAATGCTGACCCACCACAACATCACGAACAACGGCTTTCTAACGGGAGAGCATATGAAGTTTACCGCAGACGACAAGTTGTGCTGCTGCGTTCCGTTATTCCATTGTTTTGGCGTTGTACTTGCCACAATGAATTGCCTGACACACGGCTGCACGCAAGTCATGGTAGAACGGTTCGATCCGTTGGTCGTACTCGCCTCCATCCACAAAGAACGTTGCACGGCACTCTATGGCGTACCTACCATGTTCATCGCCGAATTGAATCATCCGATGTTCGACTTATTCGATATGACAAGCCTCCGTACCGGCATTATGGCAGGTTCGCTCTGCCCGGTGGAGTTGATGAAGCAGGTAGAAGAAAAAATGTACATGAAAGTAACCAGTGTTTACGGACTGACAGAGGCTTCTCCCGGCATGACCGCCACACGCATTGAAGATTCATTTGATGTCCGTTGCAACACGGTGGGACGCGACTTCGAATTTACGGAAGTCAAAGTACTCGATCCGGAAACCGGAGAAGAATGCCCCGTAGGTGTACAGGGAGAAATGTGTAACCGCGGCTACAACACCATGAAAGGATATTATAAAAACCCGCAAGCAACCGCTGAAGTAATCGATCAGAACGGCTTCCTGCACTCCGGTGATCTCGGCATCAAAGATGAGGATGGGAACTACCGGATCACCGGTCGCATCAAAGATATGATCATCCGTGGCGGGGAAAACATTTATCCCCGGGAGATTGAAGAGTTTCTTTATAAGCTGGAAGGGATCAAAGATGTGCAAGTGGCAGGCATCCCGTCAAAGAAGTACGGTGAAGCCGTAGGAGCATTCATCATCCTTCATGAAGGGGTCGAAATGCACGAATCGGATGTTCGGGATTTCTGCAAAAACAAGATAGCCCGATACAAGATACCGAAATACATTTTCTTTATCGACGAATTCCCAATGACGGGCAGTGGCAAGATTCAGAAATTCAAACTGAAGGATCTGGGGTTGCAACTGTGCAAAGAGCAGGGAACGGAGATTATTTAA
- a CDS encoding helix-turn-helix domain-containing protein, which produces MDTSKIVGEKIKTLRENKSITIEELAQRSGLAIEQIERIEGNIDLPSLAPLIKIARVLGVRLGTFLDDQDETGPVVCRKTETTNTISFSNNAIHSRKHMEYHSLSKSKADRHMEPFIIDVAPTTDNDFVLSSHEGEEFIMVMEGVMEISYGKTTYLLEEGDSIYYDSIIPHHVHAYEGQAAKILAVIYTPI; this is translated from the coding sequence ATGGATACAAGCAAAATTGTCGGAGAGAAAATAAAAACACTCCGCGAGAATAAATCAATTACAATAGAAGAGCTGGCTCAACGTTCCGGCTTGGCTATAGAACAAATCGAACGCATCGAAGGCAACATCGATCTTCCATCACTGGCTCCACTCATCAAAATAGCCCGTGTACTGGGAGTGCGTCTGGGCACTTTCCTTGATGATCAGGATGAAACAGGCCCTGTGGTATGCCGCAAGACCGAAACAACCAACACCATCAGCTTTTCGAACAACGCCATCCATTCCAGAAAACATATGGAATATCATTCACTGTCAAAGTCGAAAGCAGACCGCCATATGGAACCGTTTATCATCGATGTCGCCCCGACTACCGATAATGACTTCGTTCTTTCATCCCACGAAGGAGAAGAATTCATCATGGTTATGGAAGGGGTCATGGAAATCAGTTACGGTAAGACCACTTATCTGCTTGAGGAAGGTGACAGCATTTATTACGACTCCATCATTCCCCACCATGTACACGCTTACGAAGGACAAGCGGCTAAGATACTGGCGGTGATTTATACACCAATTTAG